One Virgibacillus proomii DNA window includes the following coding sequences:
- a CDS encoding PTS fructose transporter subunit IIC, with the protein MSFNGKKVGEDLKKAFSTGVSYMMPSVIVGGIFLAIALSSGTPTDEGMVVTNPFLQNLNTIGVAGFAMMIPILAGYIAYSIAGKPGLIPGMILGHIANTPLGDEGVSTGFLGAMIVGIMAGYLAKYVKTWKVGPTIRTIMPILIIPIITTFIVGMVYIYILAQPLSGFVTSLVDFLSSLQGGNALLLGLVIGAFTAIDMGGPINKTVTAFTLALMAEGIFEPNGAHRIAVAIPPLGLAISTFISRRKYTKAERGMGVSAGFMGLIGITEGAIPFAVNDLKRVIPAIMIGSAVGGGIGMLQNVGTYIPHGGLIVIGAVDGKLWFFLAMLIGSLVTALILHFTKPDLPEAELPKTK; encoded by the coding sequence ATGTCCTTCAATGGTAAAAAAGTAGGAGAGGATTTAAAAAAAGCGTTTAGCACTGGGGTATCGTACATGATGCCTTCCGTAATTGTCGGGGGGATATTTTTAGCAATCGCATTATCTTCAGGAACGCCAACAGATGAAGGAATGGTTGTAACAAACCCGTTTCTACAAAATTTAAACACAATCGGAGTAGCAGGTTTTGCTATGATGATCCCAATTTTAGCTGGCTATATTGCCTATTCTATTGCAGGGAAGCCTGGACTTATTCCTGGTATGATACTAGGTCATATTGCTAATACCCCATTGGGTGATGAAGGTGTATCTACTGGGTTTTTAGGAGCTATGATTGTCGGAATTATGGCTGGCTATCTTGCAAAATATGTAAAAACGTGGAAAGTTGGTCCTACGATAAGGACTATTATGCCTATCTTAATCATTCCTATTATTACTACATTTATTGTTGGGATGGTTTATATTTATATCCTAGCTCAACCACTATCTGGGTTTGTAACATCACTCGTTGATTTCCTATCTTCATTACAGGGAGGTAACGCCTTACTTTTAGGATTGGTCATTGGTGCATTTACCGCTATTGATATGGGAGGACCAATTAATAAAACTGTGACTGCCTTTACGTTAGCTTTAATGGCAGAAGGTATTTTTGAGCCAAATGGTGCCCACCGTATCGCTGTTGCTATTCCTCCATTAGGACTTGCTATTTCTACATTTATTTCACGAAGAAAATATACGAAGGCAGAGCGTGGAATGGGTGTTAGTGCTGGTTTTATGGGATTGATTGGTATTACCGAAGGAGCAATTCCGTTTGCCGTAAATGACTTAAAACGAGTAATTCCTGCCATTATGATTGGTAGCGCTGTTGGCGGTGGAATCGGCATGCTGCAAAATGTAGGTACGTATATTCCGCATGGAGGATTAATCGTCATTGGCGCAGTTGATGGGAAACTATGGTTCTTCTTAGCCATGCTGATAGGGTCACTTGTAACAGCTTTAATATTACATTTTACAAAACCTGATCTTCCAGAAGCTGAGCTACCTAAAACTAAATAA
- the tkt gene encoding transketolase, producing the protein MFDNIDHLAVNTIRALSIDAINAANSGHPGLPMGAAPMAYVLWTKHLKVNPKNPKWANRDRFVLSAGHGSAMLYSLLHLAEYDVTIDDLKNFRQLGSRTPGHPEFGVTDGVEATTGPLGQGIANAVGMAMTEAHLAASYNQDSFPIIDHYTYALCGDGDLMEGVAAEAASLAGHLKLGKLIVLYDSNDISLDGPTSKAFTEDVGARFIAYGWQHIVVADGNDLESISKAIETAKAEIERPTLIEVKTIIGYGAPHQGTNKVHGSPLGEENTMIAKEKYSWAFPPFTVPKEVALCFHEHLVKPGEKREQQWNSLLATYEQQFPKKGKQLIDALNGNLPANWEDLLPRYSTTDTPIATRKASEAAIQAISKKLASFWGGSADLSSSNNTMIHQSKDFSPLDYSGRNIWFGVREFAMGAIMNGMLLHGGTIPYVGTFFVFSDYLRAAIRVAAISHLPGIYVLTHDSISVGEDGPTHEPIEQLASFRSMPNISVIRPADGNEASQAWRMAIRSTSKPTLLILSRQNLPILPGTREKARLGVEKGAYILSPARSTTQHGIIIASGSEVNLAIQVQKKLSENEIDVSVVSMPSFDLFDQQDKTYQAHVLPNHIRNRVSIELGSNFGWSKYTGLDGINISVDKFGASGKGEEVVKAYNFTTKHIVRKYLEVFCNE; encoded by the coding sequence ATGTTTGATAATATTGATCATTTAGCAGTTAATACGATCCGGGCATTAAGCATTGATGCAATCAACGCTGCAAATTCAGGTCATCCCGGATTACCAATGGGAGCTGCACCAATGGCTTATGTACTGTGGACAAAGCATTTAAAAGTAAATCCTAAAAACCCAAAATGGGCTAATAGGGATCGTTTTGTACTATCAGCCGGTCATGGCTCTGCCATGCTTTATAGTTTATTACATTTAGCAGAATATGATGTTACAATAGATGATCTAAAAAATTTCCGCCAGTTGGGAAGCCGTACCCCTGGACACCCTGAATTTGGTGTAACAGATGGCGTTGAAGCTACAACGGGACCTTTAGGTCAAGGTATTGCCAATGCAGTAGGTATGGCGATGACTGAAGCACACTTAGCTGCTTCTTATAATCAAGACAGTTTTCCCATTATCGATCATTATACGTATGCTTTGTGTGGCGATGGTGATTTAATGGAAGGAGTAGCTGCAGAAGCCGCTTCATTAGCCGGGCACTTAAAATTAGGAAAGTTAATTGTGTTATATGACTCCAACGATATATCACTTGATGGTCCAACTAGTAAAGCATTTACGGAAGATGTCGGAGCCCGCTTTATTGCTTATGGTTGGCAGCATATTGTAGTAGCAGATGGAAATGATTTGGAATCTATTTCTAAAGCAATCGAAACAGCAAAAGCAGAAATAGAAAGGCCTACGCTTATTGAAGTTAAAACAATTATTGGCTATGGTGCTCCTCATCAAGGTACGAATAAAGTACATGGATCACCTTTAGGAGAAGAAAATACCATGATAGCTAAAGAAAAGTATAGTTGGGCTTTTCCTCCATTTACTGTACCAAAAGAAGTTGCGCTCTGCTTTCATGAACATTTAGTCAAACCAGGTGAAAAAAGAGAGCAACAATGGAATAGTTTACTTGCTACCTATGAGCAGCAATTTCCTAAGAAGGGCAAACAGTTAATAGATGCTCTAAACGGTAATCTACCAGCAAATTGGGAAGATCTATTACCAAGATACTCGACTACAGATACACCTATAGCTACACGAAAAGCAAGTGAAGCCGCTATTCAGGCAATTAGCAAAAAGCTAGCTTCATTTTGGGGAGGTTCAGCAGATTTAAGTTCTTCTAATAATACTATGATCCACCAATCTAAAGACTTTTCGCCTCTGGATTACTCAGGACGTAACATCTGGTTTGGCGTTAGAGAATTTGCTATGGGTGCAATAATGAATGGAATGCTTTTACATGGTGGAACGATACCGTATGTGGGGACTTTTTTTGTGTTCTCTGATTATTTACGGGCAGCGATCCGAGTTGCAGCGATTTCTCATCTTCCTGGAATTTATGTTCTCACCCATGATTCTATTAGCGTCGGTGAAGACGGTCCTACTCATGAACCGATTGAACAATTAGCATCTTTTCGCTCCATGCCTAATATTAGTGTTATCCGTCCTGCTGATGGAAATGAAGCATCTCAAGCATGGAGAATGGCGATTCGCTCAACATCTAAACCAACATTGCTTATTTTAAGTCGCCAAAACTTACCTATCTTACCTGGTACTAGAGAAAAAGCCAGGTTGGGAGTTGAAAAAGGGGCTTATATATTATCCCCCGCTAGAAGTACCACCCAACATGGCATTATTATAGCAAGCGGATCTGAAGTTAACTTAGCGATACAAGTTCAAAAGAAATTATCAGAAAACGAAATTGATGTTTCTGTTGTCTCTATGCCAAGTTTTGATTTATTTGATCAACAAGATAAAACGTATCAAGCTCATGTTCTGCCAAATCATATACGAAATCGAGTTTCGATTGAATTAGGTTCTAATTTTGGCTGGAGTAAATATACTGGCTTAGACGGGATAAATATAAGTGTTGATAAGTTTGGCGCTTCTGGTAAAGGAGAAGAAGTAGTAAAAGCATATAACTTTACCACAAAACATATTGTACGGAAATATCTAGAGGTATTTTGCAACGAATGA
- a CDS encoding ABC transporter ATP-binding protein, which yields MATLEMKQVNKVFGSGHTEIEALKPTDFSANKNELIAVIGPSGSGKSTFLTIAGGLQTPTNGTVLINGTDITKLKEKQRSAIRLREIGFVLQASNLVPYLNVKQQLQLLDKVKKDNLPLEKLQELYQTLGMEKLLNSFPADLSGGERQRVAIAKALYTNPSIILADEPTASLDSDRAFEVMEMLKELTVNNNKTTIVVTHDTRLIDYCNKVYKITDGRLSLQTERTKS from the coding sequence ATGGCAACTCTTGAAATGAAGCAAGTAAATAAAGTTTTTGGTTCAGGTCATACGGAAATTGAAGCGTTAAAGCCAACTGATTTCTCCGCGAATAAGAACGAATTAATTGCCGTAATTGGTCCCTCCGGCTCAGGGAAAAGTACCTTTTTAACGATTGCAGGAGGTTTACAAACTCCGACGAATGGAACTGTGTTGATCAACGGTACGGATATTACCAAGTTAAAAGAAAAACAACGTTCAGCAATCCGATTAAGGGAAATTGGCTTTGTTCTGCAAGCCTCAAATTTAGTTCCTTATCTAAATGTCAAACAACAATTGCAGTTATTAGATAAGGTGAAAAAAGATAATTTACCTTTAGAAAAACTTCAAGAGCTTTATCAGACTTTAGGAATGGAGAAGCTTTTAAACAGTTTTCCAGCCGATTTATCAGGTGGTGAAAGACAGCGTGTAGCTATCGCAAAAGCATTGTATACAAATCCAAGTATTATACTTGCTGACGAACCAACTGCTTCGCTTGATTCTGATCGCGCGTTTGAAGTTATGGAAATGCTTAAAGAGCTAACCGTAAACAATAATAAAACAACTATTGTCGTTACGCATGATACGCGACTCATTGACTACTGTAACAAAGTATACAAGATTACCGATGGAAGACTTAGCTTACAAACAGAAAGAACCAAGAGCTAA
- a CDS encoding class II D-tagatose-bisphosphate aldolase non-catalytic subunit, whose protein sequence is MKTPIKSTVKALLELQEEDKSATLLGIGPMSKNLLQASFELARDYDFPLMFIASRNQVDMDELGGGYVNGWNQFTFMEAIKEMAVKTNFNGLYYVCRDHGGPWQRDKERNEHLPVNEAMALGKKSYLADIEAGFDLLMIDPTKDPFEVGKVIPLETVIERTVELIEYCEQKRKARNLPEIGYEVGTEETNGGLTSTNIYETFILRLQEELDEKGLPMPTFIVGQTGTLVRKTEQVGQFNFENAYELAQMAKKYGVGLKEHNGDYLDDVSLLEHIPSQIAATNVAPQYGTEETRGYLKLASVEQKLKDYGLIENPSNLRDVLLYHAIKSERWRKWMVGDQTKLTVDEIMKDAELSTAILDIAGHYTFNLAEVKKEIDKLYANLNQVNINGQRFIVEHIKRPIRDYVECYNLQGATTRIKEKL, encoded by the coding sequence ATGAAAACACCTATCAAATCAACTGTTAAAGCATTGTTAGAATTGCAAGAAGAAGATAAAAGCGCAACATTATTAGGTATTGGCCCAATGTCAAAGAATTTATTACAAGCAAGCTTTGAATTAGCTAGAGATTATGATTTTCCATTAATGTTCATTGCTAGCAGAAACCAAGTAGATATGGATGAACTTGGCGGTGGTTATGTAAATGGATGGAATCAGTTTACCTTTATGGAAGCTATTAAAGAAATGGCAGTAAAAACAAACTTTAACGGCTTGTACTATGTTTGTCGAGATCACGGTGGTCCGTGGCAACGAGACAAAGAAAGAAATGAGCATTTACCAGTAAATGAAGCAATGGCTCTAGGAAAAAAATCATATTTAGCGGATATTGAAGCGGGCTTTGACTTATTAATGATTGACCCGACAAAAGATCCCTTCGAAGTGGGAAAAGTAATACCACTTGAGACGGTAATTGAACGCACCGTGGAATTAATTGAGTATTGCGAACAGAAGAGAAAAGCTCGAAATCTGCCGGAAATTGGCTATGAAGTAGGTACAGAAGAAACAAATGGGGGACTAACATCTACAAATATTTATGAAACATTTATTCTTCGCTTACAAGAAGAATTAGATGAAAAGGGATTACCAATGCCTACTTTTATTGTTGGACAAACCGGAACTTTAGTGAGAAAAACGGAACAAGTGGGACAATTTAATTTTGAAAATGCCTATGAGCTCGCCCAAATGGCCAAAAAATATGGTGTTGGTTTAAAAGAACATAATGGTGATTATTTAGATGATGTCTCGTTACTAGAGCATATTCCATCACAGATTGCAGCAACAAATGTAGCACCTCAGTATGGAACAGAGGAAACAAGAGGCTATTTAAAATTAGCTAGTGTCGAACAGAAGTTAAAAGATTATGGTTTGATTGAAAATCCATCTAATTTACGAGATGTATTGCTCTATCATGCTATTAAAAGTGAACGATGGAGAAAATGGATGGTTGGAGACCAAACAAAGCTCACGGTTGATGAAATTATGAAGGACGCTGAACTATCTACTGCTATTTTAGACATTGCCGGACATTACACATTCAACCTTGCAGAAGTGAAGAAGGAGATTGATAAATTATATGCTAATTTAAATCAGGTGAATATTAATGGACAGCGCTTTATTGTGGAACATATTAAACGACCGATACGCGATTATGTAGAATGCTATAACCTACAAGGTGCTACGACGAGAATTAAAGAAAAACTATAA
- a CDS encoding ABC transporter permease: protein MFLAWNEIKNNKLRFTLIIGVLILVSYLVFFLSGLANGLENMNKAAVDKWNSQGVILTKESDINLPQSSLKLDDYNGEGADEYASLAQISSIATSGNNKSNVAIFGINKNEFIMPNVTEGEEFDKTGEVIANDSLKNEGFELGDELNLSSTEEKLTIVGFTKNAKFSASPVLYTDLDTVQKIRYGEAADSYQDQINAFVIRTTDLSNVEVNENLQVVDTSTFIENLPGYSEQNLTLTLMIYFLFVISALVLAIFLYVLTIQKVSIFGVMKAQGISSKYLAGSVIAQTFLLSIAGVIIGFILTIITGLFLPEAVPVDFNYLDLIIYGVVLIFVSILGALFSVQTIVKVDPLKAIGG from the coding sequence ATGTTTCTAGCTTGGAATGAAATAAAAAACAATAAATTGCGTTTTACCTTGATTATTGGTGTATTAATACTCGTTTCCTACCTTGTTTTCTTTTTATCGGGACTGGCAAATGGTTTAGAAAATATGAATAAAGCAGCTGTTGATAAATGGAATAGTCAAGGAGTTATTTTGACAAAGGAATCAGACATTAATCTACCTCAATCCAGTTTAAAGCTGGATGATTACAATGGCGAAGGCGCAGATGAATATGCAAGCCTTGCTCAGATCAGTTCCATAGCTACTTCAGGAAACAATAAGTCCAATGTAGCAATTTTTGGTATAAATAAAAATGAATTTATTATGCCAAATGTAACCGAGGGAGAAGAGTTTGACAAAACAGGTGAAGTCATCGCAAATGATTCCCTAAAAAATGAGGGTTTTGAGCTTGGTGATGAATTAAATCTTTCGTCGACAGAGGAAAAGCTGACTATTGTGGGCTTTACGAAGAATGCGAAATTCAGTGCTTCTCCTGTCCTTTATACTGATTTAGATACCGTGCAAAAAATTCGCTACGGGGAAGCTGCTGATAGCTATCAAGATCAGATAAATGCCTTTGTTATTCGGACTACTGATCTGTCAAATGTGGAAGTAAACGAAAATCTGCAAGTCGTGGATACTTCTACATTTATAGAAAATCTTCCCGGCTACTCGGAGCAAAATTTAACATTAACATTGATGATTTATTTCTTATTTGTTATCTCTGCTCTAGTACTCGCCATTTTCTTATACGTCCTTACCATTCAAAAAGTAAGTATTTTTGGTGTAATGAAGGCTCAAGGGATCTCCAGTAAATACTTAGCAGGGTCTGTTATTGCCCAAACATTCTTGCTTTCCATTGCCGGTGTTATCATTGGCTTTATTTTAACGATAATTACTGGATTATTTTTACCTGAAGCCGTACCTGTTGACTTTAACTATCTAGACCTGATTATCTATGGAGTCGTGCTTATTTTTGTCTCCATATTAGGAGCACTCTTCTCTGTTCAAACAATTGTAAAAGTAGATCCACTAAAAGCGATTGGAGGTTAA